CAGGGGATGAAATACAAGGCGTCCGAGGTTTTTCTGACAGCTTTGCAGAACTATGCACATTGGTTAGGGCAGGAAGGAATGCTCTTCAAGAGTATTCGGTTTCGGGACCGTGATCTAATCACTGCGGAGCAGATAGGTTTACAATTTTACAGTTACGACTTCACCTTGAGCTTGGCCAATCGGATCGATCTCCTGCAGAAATGGCTTATGAAGGAACTATCGATCCTGGAACGTAAAGAACGTGAAGCTTCCTGGGTAGAGGAGGAACTCCAATACCTTGACATCGAACAATATGAGGAAGTTTTCGGCGAGTTGCACAAGGATCGAGAAGTGTTTGATATTTCCGAGCGTTACGCCGAAGTGTACGAGGTAATAAGCAAAAAGCGTAGGAAAGATGAAGGCGACTTCGACTTCGCCGATCAGGAGAAAGAATTGCTTAGCCAGAGGATTGTGAAGCAGAGCTTGAAACCGATAAGACAAAGCGTGAAGAAATTATCTTTTATCGATGTCCAGGGGCTATACGACCAATTGTTTGATGATGAAGTGCATTATCGAGAGAAGACGAGAGAGGGAGAAATTCCTGCTCTATGGTCTGAAATCTGCCAACAAACCAAAGAAAAGCTGGACCAGAACGAATTATTCTATGAGGATGCAACTCCGTACTTGTATTTAAAAGAACTGATTGAAGGCGTTCGGACGAACACGGAGATCCGCCATGTCTTTGTCGATGAAGGACAGGATTATTCGGCGTTTCAATATGAATATCTCAAGAAGCTGTTTCCTCGCGCCCGTATGACGGTACTTGGCGATTTCGGGCAGGCGATCTTCACACAGTCTACAAAACTGCAAGGGGACGATTCGCCACTTGTTAGGCTTTATGGTGATGACAAGACCAGCTTGATCCGCCTTGTGCGAAGTTATCGTTCAACACGGGAGATTGTAGAATTTACAAAGGAACTGCTCTCGGAAGAATCGGAGATTGTACCATTTGATAGGAGAGGACCGAAGCCACTTCTTGCTAGGATAGAAGGCGGGGAGAAACGTGACGCGCAAATACTGAAAGACATTGCTGCGCTTCAAGCCGAAGGCTATGACTCGATTGCCGTCATTACGAAGACAGCGGCAGAAAGCCGAACAGCCTTAGAAGCTTTACAAGCACAAGGAAGCGGAGAATTGCAACTGATTACGAAGGAGACGGTCCAGTTTGATAAGGGAGTGATGGTCATTCCCGTATATCTTGCTAAGGGGATTGAGTTCGATGCCGTTCTAATCTATGAGGCCTCATCTCAGGCGTATAGCCGGGACAATGATCGCAAGCTTCTATATACTGCATGTACGCGGGCTATGCACCAACTGTCGCTATACTCAACCGGGGATTGGATTCCATTTATGGAAGAAATGAACAAAAATTTATATAAGATGACGACCTGATATTAGGTTAGAGATAATTGATTAATCAATGGATCCCCATTCCTAGAGCCCATTTGACGGTCACTATCTATTTGGGTCTAGCTGAATGAAAACGAGGTCAGACGCTCATGTTATAAATGGAGGTGAGCGCCATGACTGGAAGAAACAATAAGCCTAAGAACGACGGACCTGCCTCTTCTCCTGAACGGCTGGATCAATTCGGTGAGAAGTTGGCAGAGGATAGTGGAAATAAACCGATGAACCCAGGTAAGAACAGCAGAAAGAGCTGTTGAGTGAAAAGAAACGGACGCCTTTCATTGGCAGCCGTTTCTTTTTCTATGTAATCACGACAGGAGCAATCGACAAACGAAGCGGGATAATTCAATTATAATTGTTCTCACTATCCAGTTTATCAGCAGGAGCTGCTTGATCCTACACAGTTTACAAGCTGCTGAACACGATATTACGCAGCTTGCGCGTAATCGTCATCGTACCGGCATCTTTTTTCTGGATCATGAATAGGATTGTCAGGCCGTCTTGAGGGCTATTGCAGAAGTATGCTCCAAGCCATCCGTCCCAGCCATATTCGCCCGGGCTGCCAATCAATCCGGCTTTTTCCGGAGCGGTCATGATGCGCATTTGGTTGCCATAGCTATAGCCGCGGAAAGTATGCCACGTATCGAGGCCTTTTTGCTGCCAGTCCGTTAGAGTGGCTGAAGTCAAATATTGAACGGTTCTTGGCCTCAACAGTTGA
The window above is part of the Paenibacillus lutimineralis genome. Proteins encoded here:
- the helD gene encoding RNA polymerase recycling motor HelD, which encodes MEAKEWQTEQARLDQVREKLRARIEELEPEVIGTREQASEMRRHFWEEVTVNTSSDEDFEETFYTIKQQAAVLSERERRHRLLSQQWKSLNRLLPSPYFGRIDFQEDGLNLTEQIYIGVTSFVEEDGLSFLVYDWRTPIASLYYDHSPGAAFYDTPVGRITGTMELKRQYQIQNGQIRNMFDANVTIGDELLQQVLSKGADSQMKSIVATIQKEQNAIIRDDHSRLLIVQGAAGSGKTSAALQRVAYLLYKNRDSLKADQIVLFSPNPIFNSYVSSVLPELGEENMQQTTFQEYLEYWLGSSLRLEDPFDQIEYVLTAQSMPKYEARLQGMKYKASEVFLTALQNYAHWLGQEGMLFKSIRFRDRDLITAEQIGLQFYSYDFTLSLANRIDLLQKWLMKELSILERKEREASWVEEELQYLDIEQYEEVFGELHKDREVFDISERYAEVYEVISKKRRKDEGDFDFADQEKELLSQRIVKQSLKPIRQSVKKLSFIDVQGLYDQLFDDEVHYREKTREGEIPALWSEICQQTKEKLDQNELFYEDATPYLYLKELIEGVRTNTEIRHVFVDEGQDYSAFQYEYLKKLFPRARMTVLGDFGQAIFTQSTKLQGDDSPLVRLYGDDKTSLIRLVRSYRSTREIVEFTKELLSEESEIVPFDRRGPKPLLARIEGGEKRDAQILKDIAALQAEGYDSIAVITKTAAESRTALEALQAQGSGELQLITKETVQFDKGVMVIPVYLAKGIEFDAVLIYEASSQAYSRDNDRKLLYTACTRAMHQLSLYSTGDWIPFMEEMNKNLYKMTT